In Tripterygium wilfordii isolate XIE 37 chromosome 23, ASM1340144v1, whole genome shotgun sequence, one genomic interval encodes:
- the LOC119993514 gene encoding pleiotropic drug resistance protein 1-like, with protein MDIRSDADAYRVGSARLGSSSIWRNTTMEVFSKSSREEDDEEALKWAAIERLPTYLRVRRGILAEAEGQAREIDINDLGFLERKNLLDRLVKIAEEDNEGFLLKLKERIDRVGIDMPTIEVRFEHLNVEAEAYVGGRAVPTIFNFCVNTLEGVLKFLHIFPSQKKPLPILNDSSGIIKPGRMTLLLGPPSSGKTTLLLALAGKLDKDLKVSGSVTYNGHGMKDFVPQRSSAYISQYDLHIPELTVRETLNFSARCQGIGSRYEMLEELTRREKAENIKPDPDLDLYMKAAALNGWQEANVVTDYFLKILGLEVCADTLVGDEMIRGLSGGQKKRVTTGEMLVGPSRALFMDEISTGLDSSTTYQIVNSLRQSIHILNGTALISLLQPAPETYGLFDDIILLSDGQIVYQGPRENVLEFFEYMGFKCPERKGVADFLQEVTSRKDQEQYWMHRDEPSSFVTVKDFAEAFQSFHVGRRLRDEFTVPFDKSKGHPAALTTTKYGVSKRELLKICLSREFLLMKRNSFFYIFKLSQLIIMATVTTTLFFRTEMHRETITDGQIYLSALFFGMFIITFNGFAELAMSITRLPVFYKQRDLLFFPSWAYSLPTWVLKIPITFVEVAIWVILVYYVTGFDPNIERFFRQYFLFLCVNQMASGLFRFMGALGRNVIVANTLGSCAFLAIIVPGGFIISKDDIKPWWIWGYWFSPMTYAQNAIAVNEFLGNSWSHVPPNETEPLGVSVLKSRGIPTEARWYWIGAGTLIGYCILFNLLCIVALKYLNPFGKPQAVISKEALAEKIASKAGESVELSNREGGSESKRTVSSRTPLSRVGSFNERNHKRGMALPFEPLSITFDEVRYSVDMPKEMKTHGVTEDRLVLLKGVSGTCRPGILTALMGVSGAGKTTLMDVLAGRKTGGYIEGNIKISGYPKKQETFAHVAGYCEQTDIHSPHVTVYESLIYSAWLRLSPDVKSDTRKMFVEEVMELVELNSLKEALVGLPGVNGLSTEQRKRLTIAVELVANPSIIFMDEPTSGLDARAAAIVMRTVRNTVDTGRTVVCTIHQPSIDIFDAFDELFLLKRGGEEIYAGPLGHHSSHLIDYFQGVEGVPKIKDGYNPATWMLEVTSAAQEAALGVNFTEIYRNSELYRRCKALVKELSVPAPGSKDLYFPTRYTQSFFTQSMACLWKQHWSYLRNPPYTAVRFLFTTFIAILLGTMFWDLGSKTRRQQDLLNAMGSMYAAILFIGVQNASSVQPVVAIERTVFYREKAAGMYSALPYAFGQVMIEIPYIFGQTILYGIIVYAMIGFHWTVAKFFWYIFFMYFTLLYFTFYGMMTVAVTPNHNIAAIVSITFYLLWNLFSGFIVPKTRIPVWWRWYYYLSPVSWTLYGLVSSQFGDLEDELEDGEIVSHFVRSYFGFDHDFLPVVAVITVGIAVFFGFIFGLSIKVFNFQKR; from the exons ATGGATATTAGGAGTGATGCTGATGCATATAGAGTTGGTAGTGCACGTCTAGGGAGTTCAAGCATCTGGAGGAACACAACAATGGAAGTTTTCTCCAAGTCTTCTCGAGAAGAAGACGACGAAGAAGCACTCAAATGGGCCGCTATTGAGAGACTTCCTACGTATTTACGAGTAAGGAGGGGCATACTTGCTGAAGCTGAGGGACAAGCTAGAGAGATTGACATTAATGATCTTGGATTCCTTGAAAGAAAGAACCTCTTGGATAGGCTTGTCAAGATTGCGGAGGAAGATAATGAGGGATTCTTGTTGAAGCTCAAGGAACGCATTGATAG AGTTGGGATTGATATGCCAACGATTGAAGTCCGGTTTGAGCATTTAAATGTGGAAGCAGAGGCTTATGTAGGAGGAAGAGCAGTGCCTACCATTTTCAACTTCTGTGTTAATACCTTAGAA GGTGTCTTGAAATTTCTTCATATTTTTCCAAGTCAAAAGAAACCATTACCGATCCTAAACGATAGCAGTGGAATCATCAAACCGGGAAG AATGACATTGCTTTTAGGCCCCCCAAGTTCAGGGAAGACCACCTTACTACTAGCTTTGGCTGGAAAACTTGATAAAGATTTAAAA GTTTCTGGGAGTGTTACATATAATGGACATGGAATGAAAGATTTTGTACCGCAGAGGTCGTCGGCTTACATTAGTCAGTATGATCTTCACATACCAGAATTGACAGTGAGAGAAACACTGAATTTTTCTGCAAGATGTCAAGGGATTGGATCTCGTTATG AGATGCTGGAAGAACTAACAAGGAGGGAGAAAGCCGAAAATATTAAGCCTGATCCTGATCTTGATCTCTACATGAAG GCAGCAGCGCTGAACGGCTGGCAGGAGGCAAATGTCGTTACAGATTATTTTCTGAAG ATTTTGGGACTTGAAGTGTGTGCAGATACCTTGGTGGGAGATGAAATGATACGAGGCCTCTCTGGTGGACAAAAGAAGCGAGTCACGACAG GTGAGATGCTGGTTGGACCATCTAGAGCACTTTTCATGGATGAGATATCAACTGGTTTGGACAGCTCAACAACTTATCAGATAGTGAATTCACTGAGACAATCTATCCACATCCTCAATGGAACTGCTCTTATCTCTCTCCTTCAGCCAGCACCAGAGACATATGGCCTTTTTGATGATATAATTCTCCTCTCGGATGGCCAAATTGTGTATCAAGGTCCACGTGAAAACGTGCTCGAGTTCTTTGAATACATGGGCTTCAAATGTCCTGAGAGAAAAGGAGTTGCTGACTTTTTACAAGAA GTGACATCAAGGAAAGATCAAGAGCAGTACTGGATGCATAGAGATGAACCTTCTAGCTTTGTTACGGTAAAGGATTTTGCTGAAGCATTTCAGTCATTTCACGTTGGACGAAGACTACGCGATGAATTCACTGTACCATTTGATAAGTCCAAAGGCCACCCTGCTGCTTTAACAACCACCAAGTACGGTGTCAGCAAGAGGGAATTGTTGAAAATCTGCTTGTCAAGAGAATTTCTGCTTATGAAAAGAAACTCATTCTTCTACATTTTTAAATTGTCACAA CTTATCATTATGGCTACTGTAACAACGACACTATTTTTCCGAACAGAGATGCACCGGGAGACCATAACTGATGGACAAATATATCTTAGTGCACTCTTTTTTGGTATGTTCATTATCACTTTTAATGGATTCGCGGAGCTTGCCATGTCCATCACGAGACTCCCTGTCTTCTACAAGCAAAGGGATCTACTCTTTTTTCCTTCATGGGCATATTCACTACCTACATGGGTTCTCAAGATTCCGATCACGTTTGTAGAAGTAGCCATTTGGGTGATCCTGGTTTATTATGTTACTGGCTTTGATCCAAATATTGAGAG ATTTTTCAGACAATACTTCCTATTCCTATGCGTTAATCAGATGGCATCCGGATTGTTTCGATTCATGGGGGCTCTAGGAAGGAATGTAATTGTTGCCAACACCCTTGGATCATGTGCATTCCTTGCAATTATAGTCCCAGGTGGATTCATCATATCAAAAG ATGATATAAAGCCATGGTGGATTTGGGGTTACTGGTTCTCACCAATGACGTACGCACAGAATGCTATAGCAGTAAATGAGTTTCTCGGGAATAGCTGGAGTCAC GTTCCTCCAAACGAAACAGAACCATTAGGAGTTTCAGTCTTGAAATCTCGCGGAATTCCTACTGAAGCACGATGGTATTGGATTGGAGCAGGAACTTTAATAGGATATTGTATTCTGTTCAATCTTCTCTGCATTGTTGCTCTAAAGTACTTGAATC CCTTTGGGAAACCTCAGGCAGTAATATCCAAAGAAGCCTTGGCTGAGAAGATTGCTAGTAAAGCTGGAGAGTCGGTTGAGCTATCAAATAGGG AAGGAGGAAGTGAGAGTAAAAGAACTGTTTCATCCAGGACTCCATTATCAAGGGTAGGCAGTTTCAATGAACGTAACCATAAACGTGGGATGGCTCTTCCTTTTGAACCACTTTCCATCACTTTTGATGAGGTCAGATATTCTGTAGACATGCCAAAG GAAATGAAAACTCATGGAGTTACCGAGGATCGTCTAGTACTTTTGAAAGGTGTTAGTGGTACTTGTAGGCCCGGTATTCTAACAGCTCTAATGGGTGTTAGTGGTGCTGGCAAGACCACTTTGATGGATGTTCTGGCTGGAAGGAAAACCGGGGGTTATATTGAGGGAAACATCAAAATCTCTGGGTATCCTAAGAAGCAAGAAACGTTTGCTCACGTTGCGGGTTATTGTGAGCAAACTGATATCCATTCCCCACATGTCACAGTCTATGAATCGTTGATTTATTCTGCGTGGCTTCGATTATCACCTGATGTCAAGTCTGATACCAGAAAG ATGTTTGTTGAAGAAGTCATGGAGCTTGTTGAGCTGAACTCTTTGAAGGAGGCACTTGTTGGATTGCCTGGAGTTAATGGCCTCTCAACCGAGCAGCGCAAGAGGCTGACAATTGCAGTTGAGCTCGTCGCTAACCCATCTATAATCTTCATGGATGAACCGACCTCAGGACTTGACGCCAGGGCAGCAGCAATAGTAATGAGGACAGTAAGGAACACGGTGGACACTGGACGAACTGTTGTCTGCACTATCCACCAGCCAAGCATAGATatatttgatgcttttgatGAG CTATTTTTGTTGAAAAGGGGAGGTGAAGAAATATATGCCGGTCCATTAGGCCACCATTCTTCACACCTCATCGATTATTTTCAG GGAGTTGAGGGAGTTCCAAAGATTAAGGACGGATACAATCCTGCGACTTGGATGTTAGAGGTTACTTCAGCAGCACAAGAAGCAGCTCTGGGAGTCAACTTCACAGAAATATACAGAAACTCAGAGCTATATAG GAGGTGTAAAGCCTTGGTGAAGGAATTAAGTGTCCCTGCACCAGGTTCCAAGGATCTATACTTCCCAACTCGATACACTCAATCATTCTTCACACAGTCTATGGCTTGTCTATGGAAGCAGCATTGGTCATATTTGCGAAACCCACCATACACCGCAGTCAGATTCCTATTCACAACTTTCATTGCCATATTGTTGGGGACGATGTTCTGGGATTTAGGCTCCAAAAC AAGAAGGCAACAAGATCTCCTCAATGCAATGGGTTCCATGTATGCTGCTATTCTCTTCATAGGAGTACAGAATGCTTCATCAGTTCAGCCAGTAGTGGCTATTGAGAGAACTGTCTTTTACAGGGAAAAAGCTGCTGGAATGTATTCAGCTTTGCCTTATGCCTTTGGACAA GTCATGATTGAGATCCCATACATTTTTGGTCAGACtatcttatacgggatcattgTATACGCCATGATAGGGTTTCACTGGACAGTTGCCAAGTTCTTCTGGTATATCTTCTTCATGTACTTCACATTATTATACTTCACTTTCTATGGCATGATGACGGTGGCCGTTACTCCCAACCACAACATTGCTGCCATTGTCTCCATCACCTTCTATTTATTATGGAACCTTTTCTCTGGATTCATCGTTCCAAAAACA AGGATACCAGTGTGGTGGAGATGGTACTACTACCTGTCACCCGTTTCATGGACATTGTATGGACTAGTTTCTTCACAATTTGGAGACCTTGAAGATGAATTAGAGGATGGAGAAATAGTTAGTCATTTCGTTAGATCTTACTTCGGGTTTGATCACGACTTCTTACCTGTCGTTGCAGTCATAACAGTTGGGATTGCAGTATTCTTTGGCTTCATCTTTGGCTTGTCAATTAAAGTATTCAACTTCCAGAAAAGATAA